One Cyanobacteria bacterium QS_8_64_29 DNA window includes the following coding sequences:
- a CDS encoding Fe-S cluster assembly protein SufB, whose amino-acid sequence MTATTAQTLANQPYKYGFVTDIETETIPKGLNEDIIRTISAKKNEPEFMLDFRLKAYRQWQKMAEPNWFHASYPPIDYQDMVYYSAPKSHSQPDKKQSMDEVDPQLRETFDKLGIPLSEQKQLAGVNVAVDAVFDSVSVATTFKEKLAEDGIIFCSIAEAVQEHPELVRQYLGSVVPSSDNFFAALNSAAFSDGSFVYIPKGVTCPMELSTYFRINDGDSGQFERTLIIADEGSQVSYLEGCTAPMFDTNQLHAAIVELVALDDAEIKYSTVQNWYAGDEEGKGGIYNFVTKRGKCQGKNSKISWTQVETGSAITLKYPSCVLVGDNSVGEFYSIALTNNKQQADTGTKMVHVGKNTRSKIISKGISAGQSHNSYRGLVKIMPKAEGARNYSQCDSMLVGSEAEANTFPYIDVNNQTGRVEHEASTSKISEDQLFYLAQRGISEEDAVSMIVSGFCQEVYNHLPMEFASEADKLLGLKLEGSVG is encoded by the coding sequence ATGACTGCCACCACAGCCCAGACGCTAGCCAACCAACCCTACAAGTACGGCTTCGTCACCGACATTGAGACCGAGACTATCCCCAAGGGGCTCAATGAGGACATCATCCGCACGATCTCGGCCAAGAAAAACGAGCCCGAGTTCATGCTGGACTTTCGCCTCAAAGCCTACCGGCAGTGGCAGAAGATGGCCGAGCCCAACTGGTTCCATGCCTCCTACCCGCCCATCGACTACCAGGACATGGTCTATTACTCGGCCCCCAAAAGCCACAGCCAGCCCGACAAAAAGCAGAGCATGGACGAGGTGGATCCCCAACTGCGCGAGACCTTCGACAAGCTCGGGATCCCGCTGAGCGAGCAGAAGCAACTGGCAGGGGTCAACGTCGCCGTCGATGCCGTTTTCGATAGCGTCTCGGTCGCCACGACGTTCAAAGAGAAGCTGGCTGAGGACGGCATTATCTTCTGCTCCATTGCCGAAGCCGTACAGGAGCACCCGGAGCTGGTGCGCCAGTACCTGGGCAGCGTGGTGCCCAGCAGCGACAACTTTTTCGCCGCGCTCAACTCGGCCGCGTTCAGCGATGGCTCCTTTGTCTACATCCCCAAAGGGGTGACCTGCCCCATGGAGCTGTCCACCTACTTCCGCATTAACGATGGCGATAGCGGGCAGTTCGAGCGCACGCTCATCATTGCCGATGAGGGCAGCCAGGTGAGCTACCTGGAAGGTTGCACGGCGCCCATGTTCGATACCAACCAGCTCCACGCCGCGATCGTCGAGCTGGTGGCGCTGGATGACGCCGAGATCAAGTACTCCACGGTCCAGAACTGGTACGCCGGCGACGAGGAAGGCAAAGGCGGCATCTACAACTTTGTCACCAAGCGCGGCAAGTGCCAGGGCAAAAACTCCAAAATCTCCTGGACCCAAGTGGAGACTGGCTCGGCCATTACGCTCAAGTACCCCAGCTGCGTGCTGGTGGGCGATAACTCGGTGGGCGAGTTCTACTCCATCGCGCTCACCAACAACAAGCAGCAGGCCGATACGGGCACCAAGATGGTGCACGTGGGCAAAAACACCCGCAGCAAGATTATCTCCAAAGGCATCTCGGCGGGGCAGTCGCACAATAGCTACCGCGGCCTGGTCAAAATCATGCCCAAGGCCGAGGGGGCGCGGAACTACTCGCAGTGCGACTCCATGCTCGTCGGCAGCGAGGCCGAGGCCAACACCTTCCCCTACATCGATGTCAACAACCAGACTGGGCGCGTGGAGCACGAGGCCTCGACCTCCAAAATTAGCGAGGACCAGCTGTTCTATCTGGCCCAGCGCGGCATCTCGGAAGAGGACGCGGTCTCGATGATCGTCAGCGGCTTCTGCCAGGAGGTCTACAACCACCTGCCCATGGAGTTTGCCTCCGAGGCCGACAAGCTGCTGGGCCTGAAGCTGGAAGGTTCGGTGGGCTGA
- the sufR gene encoding iron-sulfur cluster biosynthesis transcriptional regulator SufR codes for MTATELTSTKQAILQQLSQSGQATAHQLARALEISVQAARRHLKELEADALVTYQAIRTGMGRPQHHYQLTACGRDRLPSRYSDFAVSFLDALAETAGEEQMRTALRQQWQRKAADYRERIGSGPLPERLAQLAQLRRAEGYMAEWYPAQADDEEAPAYVFAENNCAIAEVATAYPAVCGHELEMFAALLPDCTVERIQWLHDGEHRCGYAIRPKQGAAARAS; via the coding sequence ATGACGGCGACCGAGCTAACCTCGACCAAGCAAGCCATCCTGCAGCAGCTATCGCAATCCGGGCAGGCCACCGCCCACCAACTAGCTCGGGCCCTCGAGATTAGCGTCCAGGCTGCGCGGCGCCACCTCAAAGAGCTGGAGGCCGATGCCCTGGTGACCTACCAAGCCATCCGCACCGGGATGGGCCGCCCGCAGCATCACTACCAGCTCACCGCCTGCGGGCGTGATCGCCTCCCCAGCCGCTACAGCGACTTCGCCGTCTCGTTTTTGGACGCGCTGGCTGAGACCGCCGGCGAGGAGCAAATGCGTACGGCGCTGCGCCAGCAGTGGCAGCGCAAGGCTGCCGACTACCGCGAGCGCATCGGCAGCGGTCCGCTCCCCGAGCGCCTGGCCCAGCTAGCGCAGCTGCGTCGCGCGGAAGGCTACATGGCCGAGTGGTATCCCGCTCAGGCGGATGATGAAGAGGCGCCAGCCTACGTATTTGCCGAAAACAACTGCGCCATCGCCGAGGTGGCCACCGCCTACCCAGCGGTGTGCGGCCACGAGCTGGAGATGTTTGCGGCGCTGCTGCCCGACTGCACGGTGGAGCGCATCCAGTGGCTGCACGATGGCGAGCACCGCTGCGGTTACGCCATCCGGCCCAAGCAAGGCGCTGCCGCCCGGGCCTCCTAA
- the sufC gene encoding Fe-S cluster assembly ATPase SufC has protein sequence MTQPTSDPILSVRNLHAQAEGTPILQGFNLEVNPGEIHAIMGRNGSGKSTLSKVLAGHPDYEVTGGEVWFRGQNLLAMSPEERSLNGLFMAFQYPVEIPGVSNLDFLRVAYNAQRKHQGLEEMDAFDFEDLVEQKLDLVGMDAKFLERNLNEGFSGGEKKRNEILQMALLDPALGILDETDSGLDIDALKTVAGGVNELARSDNAIVVITHYQRLLNYVEPQVVHVMGNGRILKSGDKQLAVELEASGYEGIETESVSEVGAQ, from the coding sequence ATGACCCAGCCAACAAGCGACCCCATCCTCTCAGTTCGCAACCTGCACGCCCAAGCCGAAGGAACCCCCATCCTGCAGGGCTTCAACCTGGAGGTTAACCCCGGCGAGATCCACGCCATCATGGGCCGCAACGGCTCGGGCAAAAGCACGCTCTCCAAAGTGCTGGCCGGCCACCCGGACTACGAGGTTACCGGCGGCGAGGTCTGGTTCCGCGGGCAAAACCTGCTCGCGATGAGTCCCGAGGAGCGCTCCCTCAACGGCCTGTTCATGGCCTTCCAGTACCCGGTGGAAATTCCGGGGGTGAGCAATCTGGACTTTTTGCGCGTGGCCTACAACGCCCAGCGCAAGCACCAGGGCCTGGAGGAGATGGATGCCTTCGACTTTGAGGATCTGGTTGAGCAGAAACTGGATCTGGTAGGCATGGATGCCAAGTTTCTGGAGCGCAACCTCAACGAAGGCTTCTCAGGCGGCGAGAAAAAGCGCAACGAGATCCTGCAGATGGCGCTGCTCGATCCGGCTCTGGGCATTTTGGACGAAACGGACTCGGGGCTGGATATCGACGCGCTCAAAACGGTGGCCGGCGGGGTCAACGAGCTCGCCCGCTCGGACAATGCCATCGTTGTCATCACGCACTACCAGCGACTGCTGAACTACGTGGAGCCGCAGGTGGTGCATGTCATGGGCAACGGCCGCATCCTCAAAAGCGGGGACAAGCAGCTGGCTGTTGAGCTGGAGGCCAGCGGCTACGAGGGGATCGAAACCGAATCCGTCTCGGAGGTGGGCGCGCAATGA
- the sufD gene encoding Fe-S cluster assembly protein SufD: MTQQAPTGAIATSEDAQLDSLLAQCQAPSVELPDAEAAAWLQRVREEARRELAQLRLPGTKDEEWRFTDISPLREREFRAAPTVALEPQAAAAWILPEAPVTRLTFVNGHYAPQLSDVSGLPADVFAGNLSQLSPQAGAQLSQYLGQPDGGQDAFARLNTAGLQDAAVVWLPRNALVEAPIHLLFLSVPRQEAVLAQPRALVVAQTGACAQLVEQYATVLADDQDCAPYFNNAVTELWLADGAQLGHVRLQEDARSSFHVGRTAAVQARDSRYSCHAVTLGAQLSRHNLQVDALGEQTTTHLNGLTVANGKQLADTHSTLAYTRPYGSSDQLHKCIATDRAKTVFNGKVHVPQAAQLTNAAQLNRNLLLSPKAHAHTKPELQIVANNVQCSHGATVSQLEADELFYLRSRGLNETQARDLLVNAFAAELLERLPVASLRQRLATTVAERVAN; this comes from the coding sequence ATGACCCAGCAAGCGCCGACCGGCGCGATCGCCACCAGCGAGGACGCCCAGCTCGATAGCCTGCTGGCCCAGTGTCAGGCGCCCAGCGTGGAGCTGCCCGACGCTGAGGCTGCCGCCTGGCTGCAGCGGGTGCGCGAGGAGGCCCGACGCGAGCTGGCGCAGTTGCGACTGCCCGGCACCAAGGATGAGGAGTGGCGCTTTACCGACATTTCGCCGCTGCGCGAGCGCGAATTCCGCGCGGCCCCCACCGTGGCGCTCGAGCCGCAAGCGGCAGCGGCCTGGATCCTGCCCGAGGCCCCCGTAACGCGGCTGACCTTTGTCAACGGGCACTACGCGCCGCAACTCTCGGATGTCTCGGGGCTGCCGGCAGACGTCTTTGCCGGTAACCTGAGCCAGCTCAGCCCCCAAGCCGGCGCGCAGCTATCGCAGTACCTGGGCCAGCCAGACGGGGGCCAGGATGCCTTCGCCCGCCTCAATACCGCCGGCTTGCAGGATGCGGCAGTTGTCTGGCTGCCGCGCAATGCTCTGGTCGAGGCGCCCATCCACCTGCTGTTTTTGAGCGTGCCGCGCCAAGAGGCGGTTCTGGCACAGCCGCGCGCGCTGGTGGTAGCCCAAACCGGCGCCTGTGCCCAGCTCGTCGAGCAGTACGCCACGGTACTGGCTGACGACCAGGATTGCGCCCCCTACTTCAACAACGCCGTCACCGAGCTCTGGCTCGCGGACGGCGCCCAGCTCGGTCACGTGCGGCTGCAGGAAGATGCCCGCAGCAGCTTCCACGTGGGCCGCACGGCGGCCGTACAAGCGCGCGACAGCCGCTACAGCTGCCACGCCGTCACCTTGGGGGCCCAACTCTCGCGGCACAACCTCCAGGTGGATGCGCTCGGCGAGCAAACCACCACCCACCTCAACGGGCTGACGGTGGCCAATGGCAAGCAGCTGGCCGATACGCACAGCACGCTTGCCTACACCCGGCCCTACGGCAGCAGCGATCAGCTGCACAAATGCATCGCCACCGATCGCGCCAAAACCGTCTTTAACGGCAAAGTCCACGTGCCGCAGGCCGCCCAGCTCACCAACGCCGCCCAGCTCAACCGCAATCTGCTGCTCTCGCCCAAGGCCCACGCCCACACCAAGCCCGAGCTGCAGATCGTGGCCAACAACGTCCAGTGCTCGCACGGTGCGACCGTCAGCCAGTTGGAAGCGGACGAGCTCTTTTACCTACGCAGCCGCGGCTTAAACGAGACTCAGGCGCGCGATTTGCTCGTCAATGCCTTTGCAGCCGAGCTGCTCGAGCGCCTGCCCGTTGCCTCGCTGCGGCAGCGGCTCGCCACCACGGTTGCCGAGCGCGTTGCCAACTGA